The region GACGAGAAGCACAGAAACCGCGCGCCAGCCGCATCAGGCAAGCAAGCATCGGGTACGACCGTAAGGCCGAGTAGCTTCTTAGTTCTAATGGCATTGCATTCCTGCCTCGTTCACAGTTTCCTGCTACCCGGGGTTTTGGCCATGTTTTCACACAATTATCTACCCCTGCACAATGGGACTTATTCCGGTCAGGCACGGGGAGCATCGCCCACACAAGAGTGGGCGTATTCGCGCCACCGAACTTCTCTCCCAGGAAAGAAATGACTCCCGGCTCAGTCAGAAATTGAACCCAGGCCCGGCCTAGACATCAGCCAGAAACGCGCCTGGCAGGATTCGAACCTGCGGCCGTCGGATTAGAAATCCGATGCTCTATCCAGCTGAGCTACAGGCGCGTCCTGTCACGTCACAAGCCTATTGCCTATGTCCTGCTGACCGTTGTGTTCCGCGTTCCGGACCGTCAGCCAGAGTCGGGGAGACTGGATTTGAACCAGCGGCCCCCACGTCCCAAGCGTGGTGCGCTAACCAGACTGCGCTACTCCCCGGCCAAACAGAGTCCCAAGAAAACAACTGATGTTCAAGACCTATCCAAGCATTGGAACCATCAGACCTTGGAACTCTTTCGCTAGGAATATAGGCCGGAGTGAAGAAAAGTCAACGCCCGTGCGGCTGGGCATATGTCCGTAGAAACTCGATCACCTGGTGCAGAGCGCGGGCCCGATGACTAATGCGATTTTTCGTGTCCAGTCCGAGCTCGGCAAACGTCATGGAGAACCCTTCTGGTACGAATATCGGATCATACCCGAAACCAGAACTGCCGCGCGCATGATGGGCAATCCTGCCTTCACACACACCCTCAAAGAAATGCTCTCCCCCATCTGGCTCAGCCAGACACATGACGCAGCGGAAACGGGCCGTCCGCTTCTCCTCCGGCACCTCGACCATACGATGAAGAATCGCACGGTACCGATCAATATCGGTCGCACCCTGGCCGCAGTACCGGGCCGAATGAACGCCCGGATCACCTCCGAGGGCATCAACCTCTAGGCCAGAGTCATCGGCCAGGGCCAGCACTCCTGTAGTCCTGACTGCAGCCCGGGCCTTTCTTGCCGCATTCTCGGCCATGGTTTTGCCGTCTTCTTGCACGTCGAGCGTTAGCCCTATTGAAGCGGGGTCTATCACCTGCCAGCCTGAGCCGACTAGGCACTGCCTGACCTCAGCCAGCTTCCCTTCGTTACGGCTGGCGAATACAAGTTTCACAGAAACCGCCGGGTATTCTTCTGACCAGCCATCTCCCTGAGCATGACTTTCAATCCATCCAGCCCGTCGCGGTGCGCCACGAGGATTGCATCCTGGAACTTC is a window of candidate division WOR-3 bacterium DNA encoding:
- the rdgB gene encoding RdgB/HAM1 family non-canonical purine NTP pyrophosphatase — protein: MKLVFASRNEGKLAEVRQCLVGSGWQVIDPASIGLTLDVQEDGKTMAENAARKARAAVRTTGVLALADDSGLEVDALGGDPGVHSARYCGQGATDIDRYRAILHRMVEVPEEKRTARFRCVMCLAEPDGGEHFFEGVCEGRIAHHARGSSGFGYDPIFVPEGFSMTFAELGLDTKNRISHRARALHQVIEFLRTYAQPHGR